The DNA window ACGCCGTACGTCATCGGCGTCGCGGGCTCGGTGGCGGTCGGCAAGTCGACGGTCGCGCGGCTGCTGCGCGAGCTGCTGGCGCGCTGGCCGGACCATCCGCGTGTGGAGTTGGTCACCACCGACGGCTTCCTGCTGCCGAACGCGGAGCTTGAACGTCGTGGCCTGATGGAGAGAAAGGGCTTTCCCGAGTCGTACGACCAGCGCGCGCTGCTGCGCTTCGTGGTCGCGGTGAAGTCCGGCGTGCCGGTGGTGACGGCGCCGATCTACTCGCACCTGGTGTACGACATCGTTCCCGACAAGCGGCTCGAGGTGCACTCGCCGGACATCCTGCTGGTCGAGGGACTGAACGTGCTGCAGCCGGCGCGGATCCGCACCGACGGGCGGCGCGGGCTCGCGGTGAGCGACTTCTTCGACTTCTCGATCTACCTGGACGCGGCGCCGGGTGACGTGCGGCAGTGGTACGTGAACCGATTTCTCAAGCTGCGCGAGACGGCGTTCCGCGACCCGGCCTCGTTCTTCCGCCGCTTCGCCGACCTCAGCCAAGCCGAGGCGGTCACGCTGGCGGGACAGATCTGGGACTCGATCAACGGCCCCAACCTCGAGCAGAACATCCTGCCCACGCGGGGGCGGGCACGGCTCGTCCTGCACAAGGCGGTCGACCACACCGTGACCCGGGTCCGGCTCCGCAAGGTCTGACCCCCGTTCAGCGCCTCCTGGGGCCGCTGATCCGCTCAAAGCCTGTTCATCGTTGCACTCCGGGCGCGAGGATGGGTTCTGGGAGGGAGGGGTACATGGTGGGCGCATGGCCGCTCCGCGGCCGCACGGGGGAGTACGAGGCGACGAGGCGTGCCCTCGTGGCCGAGCCCGGGGCCGCTGTTCTCGTGGGCGACGCCGGTGTCGGCAAGACCCGCCTCGCGCGGGAGCTCGCCCATGACCTCGGCCAGGCAGGCCGCGCGATCGAGTGGGTCGCCGCGACCCAGGCCAGCGCGGGCGTGCCGTTCGGCCCGTTCGTCAGGTTCCTCGGCGACGACGTTCCGCAGACCAGCGAGACCCTGCTCCTGCACCAGATCAGCACCCGCCTGCTCGCCGCCACGCCGAGCCCCGACCGGCCCGTGCTGGTCGTCGACGACGCGCACCTGCTCGACGACGGGTCGGCGGCGCTCGTGTACCAGCTCGCATCGAGCGGCGCGTTCCGGGTGCTCGCCACCGTACGGTCCGGCCAGCGCTGCCCCGACGCGATCCAGCGACTCTGGCGCGACGGCGGCGCGGCCCGGATCGACGTGACGCCGTTCCAGACCACGCAGGTCCGCCAGCTGCTCGAGGGTGCGCTCGCCGGGCCGGTCGACACACTCACCACGTCCCGCCTCGGCCGCGCGACCGGCGGCAACCCGCTGTTCCTCCGTGAGCTCGTCGAGGCTGGCCTTGCCGACGCCAGCCTGCGCCAGATCGACGGCGTCTGGCAGTGGACGGGCGCGCGTACGTTGAGCAGCCGCGTCACCGACCTGCTGCAGGAACGGTTCGACGGCTGCTCCGACCCGGAGCTCGAGACGCTGAGGCTGGTCGCCCTCGGCGAGCCGATCGACGTGGACCTGCTCGCCGCCGTCGTCCCCGACGAACGGGTCGAGGCCCTCGTCGACCGCGGCCTGCTGCACCCGGACAGCTCCGGCGCCACCGTTCAGCTGCCGCATCCGCTGTACGGCGAGGTCCTCCGTGCCGGCATGTCGCCCGTCACCGCACGGCGGCTCCGGCGGGCGCTCGTCCGCGCGATGAAGGAACCCACGGACCCCGACCAGCTCCTGCGCTGGGTCACGCTCAGCCTCGACGCCGGCGAACGCCCCGACAACCCCGACCTGCTCGCCGCCGCCAGCCGGGCGCTGCTGCTGTTCGACCCCGCCCTTGCCGAGCGCCTCGCGGCCGCCGCCGACCCGACCCTTCCCGCGCGCACCCTGAGGCTCGCCCGTGCGGTCGGCTACCAGGGTCGCTTCGCCGAGGCCGAGGACCTGCTCGCCAGGCTCGATCCGCGCGAGCTCGACGACGCCCAGTTCGCCGCGTTCCTGCGGATCCGCGGCGAGAACTTCTGCGAGGGGCTGCAACGCCCCGACCTCGCGCTCGCCTACCTCGACGCGCTCCCGACCCCGCTGCCGCCTACGGTCCGGCACGCCGCGGCGTGCGTACGGATCGAGGCACTCGTCTACGGCGGCGACTACCGCGCGGCCATCGACGTCGCTGAGGCCGAGCCCGGGTTCCTCGACCAGCCCGAGGTCGGACCCGTACCCACGCTCGTGATGGCGCTGGAGCAGGTCGGCCGGAGCGACGAGGCGCTGCAGCTCGCGCAGGCGTACGAGAAGGCCGCCGCGCTGCCGACCCGTTTCGCCGGCTACGGGCGGATCCTGGTGACCGCGGGCCGGCTGGACGAGGCCGAACAGGTCGCCGAGCAGCACATCGCGGCCGGGACGGCGTGGGACTGGGCCGAGTTCATCTGTTACGGCCTACGGGTGAGGGCTCAGGTGGACTTCGCCCGCGGGCTGTTCCAAGCTTCCGCCCAGGGACTTCGGGAATGCGTCAGCCTGGCAAGGGATCTCAGCCTCGGGTACTTCGTTCGCCTCGCGCTGTCCGGTCTGTCCACCGCCGAGGCCGCGTGTGGGCGGATCGCCGAAGCCCGCGCCGCGATGGCGGAGTCGGAGTCGCTTGCCGCCGCGTCCCCCGCGGTGCGGGCGCTGATCGAGCAGGACCAGCTCGCGTACGCGTTCGTCGAGGGGTGCGAGGGATCGATGCGGTCCGCGTACGACCGGCTGGACCGGCTCGTCGCGTCCTGCGTCGCGGAGTCGCAGCCGCGCCGCGCGGTCGAGGCGTTGCATCTGATGGCTCGGTTCGGGTACGTCTCGCGGGCCGCGTCGCAGGTGGGCGACCTCGCGTCGCTGTGCGACTCGCCCGTTCCGCACGCACACGAGGGGCACATCCGCGCGTTGGCGTCGGGGGATGCTCAATCCCTGTTGGACGTTTCGGCCCGGTACGCGGAGCTCGGCATGATCCACCAGGCGGCCGAGGTGGTCGACACAGCGGCTGCGCGCTTCCTCGCCGCGGGAGACCGGCGAGCGGCGGGTCGCGCGACGAGCGAACGGGACCGGCTGCTCGCGCTGTGCGACACCGGCCCGTTCCGCT is part of the Tenggerimyces flavus genome and encodes:
- the coaA gene encoding type I pantothenate kinase, producing MQRLREAAATPYVELDREAWAKLAEQTPMPLTATEVERLRGLGDEIDLDEVRQVYLPLTRLLNLYVRATGQLHRATNTFLGGERGRPDDAMTTRTPYVIGVAGSVAVGKSTVARLLRELLARWPDHPRVELVTTDGFLLPNAELERRGLMERKGFPESYDQRALLRFVVAVKSGVPVVTAPIYSHLVYDIVPDKRLEVHSPDILLVEGLNVLQPARIRTDGRRGLAVSDFFDFSIYLDAAPGDVRQWYVNRFLKLRETAFRDPASFFRRFADLSQAEAVTLAGQIWDSINGPNLEQNILPTRGRARLVLHKAVDHTVTRVRLRKV
- a CDS encoding helix-turn-helix transcriptional regulator; the protein is MVGAWPLRGRTGEYEATRRALVAEPGAAVLVGDAGVGKTRLARELAHDLGQAGRAIEWVAATQASAGVPFGPFVRFLGDDVPQTSETLLLHQISTRLLAATPSPDRPVLVVDDAHLLDDGSAALVYQLASSGAFRVLATVRSGQRCPDAIQRLWRDGGAARIDVTPFQTTQVRQLLEGALAGPVDTLTTSRLGRATGGNPLFLRELVEAGLADASLRQIDGVWQWTGARTLSSRVTDLLQERFDGCSDPELETLRLVALGEPIDVDLLAAVVPDERVEALVDRGLLHPDSSGATVQLPHPLYGEVLRAGMSPVTARRLRRALVRAMKEPTDPDQLLRWVTLSLDAGERPDNPDLLAAASRALLLFDPALAERLAAAADPTLPARTLRLARAVGYQGRFAEAEDLLARLDPRELDDAQFAAFLRIRGENFCEGLQRPDLALAYLDALPTPLPPTVRHAAACVRIEALVYGGDYRAAIDVAEAEPGFLDQPEVGPVPTLVMALEQVGRSDEALQLAQAYEKAAALPTRFAGYGRILVTAGRLDEAEQVAEQHIAAGTAWDWAEFICYGLRVRAQVDFARGLFQASAQGLRECVSLARDLSLGYFVRLALSGLSTAEAACGRIAEARAAMAESESLAAASPAVRALIEQDQLAYAFVEGCEGSMRSAYDRLDRLVASCVAESQPRRAVEALHLMARFGYVSRAASQVGDLASLCDSPVPHAHEGHIRALASGDAQSLLDVSARYAELGMIHQAAEVVDTAAARFLAAGDRRAAGRATSERDRLLALCDTGPFRWWASAASSSPLSEREQQVATLAATGLTNRQIAARLVLSVRTVENHLQRIYVKTGLTKRSDLADWLAAQSPTT